Proteins from a genomic interval of Amphiura filiformis chromosome 9, Afil_fr2py, whole genome shotgun sequence:
- the LOC140159987 gene encoding zinc finger protein 330-like: MFIQPIIKFSYQHQSQCLRKDGARKKAEKQRERQREIRTSAENKSIVEKPCNFIMECDKCKHRQKNRAFCYFCSAVQKLPVCAHCGKTKCMAKGGDCVVRHPGLHATGLGMVGAICDFCEAWVCHGKKCLGTHACECPLIDADCIECERGVWDHGKWALFKCSFCAGFLCEDDQFEHQASCQQIDGDSFKCSSCNRLGQFSCLKCKVCFCDDHVRRKGFKYNKGDPIPCPKCSYQTQETKDLSMSVRKYDYGRKAGGDDDDDYGGYYGGYGGGGGGGGGGFTFGGVSVGDGGASYSYGGGADDDDDDDDYNDDDEEEEDEEEEAEDSVANELGNINIGTMYASGQASYEYYDKEDKADKS, from the exons ATGTTTATACAACCG ATTATTAAATTCAGT TACCAGCACCAGTCACAATGCCTAAGAAAAGACGGAGCTCGTAAGAAGGCTGAGAAGCAGCGTGAAAGACAGAGAGAGATCAGGACATCAGCAGAGAATAAAAGCATTGTAGAAAAACCTTGTAATTTTATCATG gAATGCGACAAGTGTAAACA TCGTCAGAAGAATCGTGCCTTTTGTTATTTTTGTAGTGCCGTACAGAAACTTCCTGTGTGTGCCCATTGTG GAAAAACCAAGTGTATGGCCAAAGGTGGTGACTGTGTTGTGAGACATCCAGGTCTTCATGCTACGGGATTAGGGATGGTG GGAGCTATATGTGATTTTTGTGAGGCATGGGTTTGTCACGGCAAGAAATGCCTTGGTACACATGCGTGTGAATGTCCTCTGATTGATGCTGACTGTATAGAATGTGAGAGAGGAGTCTGGGACCATGGTAA GTGGGCGCTCTTCAAGTGTAGTTTCTGTGCAGGCTTCCTATGTGAGGATGATCAATTTGAACATCAAGCCAGCTGTCAGCAAATAGATGGAGATTCGTTTAAGT gTTCTTCGTGTAATCGCCTTGGTCAATTCTCATGTCTGAAGTGTAAG GTTTGTTTCTGTGACGACCATGTGAGAAGAAAAGGTTTCAAATACAACAAAGGAGACCCAATTCCATGTCCCAAGTGTAGTTACCAGACCCAGGAAACTAAGGACCTTAGTATGTCAG TGAGGAAATATGACTATGGGAGGAAGgcaggtggtgatgatgatgatgattacggTGGTTATTATGGAGGCTATGGAggggggggaggaggaggaggtggaG GATTCACTTTCGGTGGAGTTTCAGTTGGTGATGGTGGAGCAAGCTACAGCTATGGTGGCGGAgcagatgacgatgatgatgatgatgattacaatgatgatgatgaggaggaagaGGATGAAGAAGAGGAAGCAGAAGATAGTGTAGCTAATGAATTAGGTAATATCAACATAGGTACAATGTATGCATCGGGACAAGCGTCATATGAGTATTATGATAAAGAAGACAAGGCAGATAAGTCATAA